The Parambassis ranga chromosome 14, fParRan2.1, whole genome shotgun sequence genome includes a window with the following:
- the LOC114446096 gene encoding deoxycytidine kinase-like yields MATPPKRPCRASPRPPPDGSFSRRERKISIEGNIAAGKSTFVRLLQTASEDWEVIPEPIGKWCNVQNDSDDIYQELSSSQKSGGNLLQMLYHKPSRWSYTFQSYACLSRVRAQLQSPSAKLQQAENPVQFYERSAYSDRYVFASNLFECGNLTETEWSVYQDWHTWLLNQFEPDITLDAIIYLRATPQRCMQRLLHRGREEEQGIPLEYLEQLHFKHEAWLSHRNLRLDFEYLNGLPVLILDVNDDFKNDRIKQEAIVDKVREFLTTL; encoded by the exons ATGGCTACCCCACCGAAGAGGCCGTGCCGCGCGTCCCCCCGTCCGCCGCCGGACGGCAGCTTCTCCCGCCGGGAGAGGAAGATCTCCATAGAGGGAAACATCG CTGCTGGTAAGTCCACATTTGTGCGTCTACTGCAGACCGCATCAGAGGACTGGGAGGTGATTCCCGAACCGATTGGCAAGTGGTGTAACGTCCAGAACGACAGTGATGACATTTACCAG GAGCTGAGTTCCTCTCAGAAAAGTGGAGGAAACCTGCTGCAGATGTTGTACCACAAACCCAGCAGATGGTCCTACACCTTCCAG AGCTACGCCTGCCTCAGCAGAGTTCGTGCTCAGCTTCAGTCTCCATCAGCCAAACTTCAGCAGGCAGAAAATCCTGTCCAGTTCTACGAACGCTCCGCCTACTCCGACAG GTATGTGTTTGCATCCAACCTGTTTGAGTGTGGTAACCTGACAGAAACAGAGTGGAGTGTTTATCAGGACTGGCATACCTGGTTACTGAACCAGTTTGAACCAGACATCACCCTCGATGCCATTATCTACCTTAGAGCGACGCCACAG CGCTGTATGCAGCGGTTGCTCCATCGAGGCCGCGAGGAGGAGCAGGGGATTCCTCTGGAGTATCTGGAACAGCTTCACTTCAAACATGAAGCCTGGCTTTCCCATAGGAACCTCAG GTTAGACTTTGAATACCTAAATGGACTTCCTGTTCTCATCCTGGATGTCAATGATGACTTTAAGAATGATCGCATCAAACAGGAAGCCATCGTTGACAAG GTCCGAGAGTTTCTGACCACACTGTAA
- the pfdn1 gene encoding prefoldin subunit 1: MAAPVDLELKKAFTELQMKMIDTQQKVKLADLQIDQLTRVQKHAKLTHAEITALPDNTRLYEGVGRMFILQPKEEINNQLMDKQRTADEKIKELEQKKVYLERSVKEAEDNIREMLLSRRAQ, encoded by the exons ATGGCTGCGCCCGTAGACCTGGAGCTGAAGAAG GCGTTCACGGAGCTGCAGATGAAAATGATCGACACGCAGCAGAAGGTGAAGCTGGCCGACCTACAGATCGATCAGCTGACGCGTGTTCAGAAACACGCAAAGCTGACACACGCAGAAATCACGGCGCTGCCCGACAACACGCGACTGTACGAGGGAGTTGGACGCAT GTTCATCCTGCAGCCAAAAGAGGAGATTAACAATCAGCTCATGGACAAACAGAGGACCGCTGATGAAAAGATCAAAGAGCtcgag CAAAAGAAGGTCTACCTTGAACGCAGCGTGAAAGAAGCTGAAGACAACATCAGAGAGATGCTGCTGTCCAGGAGAGCTCAGTGA
- the ttc1 gene encoding tetratricopeptide repeat protein 1 isoform X1, giving the protein MSTQRLEPKKEGEEEDFYDCQESWHPPDLRGEEEEAQKDSQQDTARLEDFHTETSRLTDRTDDMEETGGRPEVEKQDDRLEDEEQGHSLQEDEEQGHSLQEDEEQGHSLQEDEEQGHSLQDEEQGHSLQDEEQGHSLQDEEQEQGHSLQEDEEQGHSLQEDEEQGHSLQDEEQGHSLQDEEQGHSLQEDEEQGHSLQEDEEQGHSLQEDDTEMEKGVGRGVEFDDDLLREVERELTEEEKESRRQQSLTLKEKGNDQFKVGDWSEAEQSYTEALGLCPVGFSGERAVLFSNRAAARLHQDLKDQAIADCSRAIELNPDYVRALLRRAELYEQTEKLDEALEDYKRVLDRDPSHTGARQACMRLPQQIQERNERLKEEMMSKLKDLGNMILRPFGLSTNNFQVNQDPASGSYSINFTQSPDNNNR; this is encoded by the exons ATGAGCACCCAAAGACTAGAGCCGAAGAAGGAGGGCGAGGAGGAGGACTTCTACGACTGCCAGGAGAGCTGGCACCCTCCTGAcctcagaggagaggaggaggaggcgcagAAGGACAGCCAGCAAGACACAGCAAGGCTGGAGgactttcacacagagacaagcaGACTAACTGATAGAACAGATGACatggaggagacaggaggacgACCGGAGGTGGAGAAGCAGGATGACAGGCTGGAGGACGAGGAGCAGGGCCACAGTCTACAGGAGGACGAGGAGCAGGGCCACAGTCTACAGGAGGACGAGGAGCAGGGCCACAGTCTACAGGAGGACGAGGAGCAGGGCCACAGTCTACAGGACGAGGAGCAGGGCCACAGTCTACAGGACGAGGAGCAGGGCCACAGTCTACAGGacgaggagcaggagcagggcCACAGTCTACAGGAGGACGAGGAGCAGGGCCACAGTCTACAGGAGGACGAGGAGCAGGGCCACAGTCTACAGGACGAGGAGCAGGGCCACAGTCTACAGGACGAGGAGCAGGGCCACAGTCTACAGGAGGACGAGGAGCAGGGCCACAGTCTACAGGAGGACGAGGAGCAGGGCCACAGTCTACAGGAGGACGACACAGAGATGGAGAAGGGGGTTGGCCGAGGAGTTGAGTTTGACGACGACCTTCTCagggaggtggagagggagctgacagaggaggagaaggag aGTCGACGGCAGCAGAGTCTGACtttaaaggaaaaaggaaacgACCAGTTTAAAGTTGGAG ACTGGTCCGAGGCGGAGCAGAGCTACACGGAAGCCTTGGGATTATGTCCAGTTGGTTTCAGCGGAGAGAGAGCTGTGCTGTTCTccaacagagctgctgcaagACTGCACCAG gATCTGAAGGATCAAGCCATCGCAGACTGCAGCAGAG CTATAGAGCTTAATCCAGACTATGTGCGGGCATTGCTCAGGAGGGCGGAACTTTATGAGCAGACTGAGAAGTTGGACGAGGCTCTAGAGGACTATAAGAGGGTTCTGGACCGGGACCCAAGCCACACCGGAGCCAGACAGGCCTGCATG AGGTTGCCTCAGCAGATTCAGGAGAGAAATGAGAGGCTGAAGGAGGAGATGATGA GTAAACTGAAGGACCTGGGGAACATGATCCTGAGGCCATTTGGACTCTCTACCAACAACTTTCAGGTGAACCAGGACCCCGCCAGCGGCTCCTACTCCATCAACTTCACACAGAGTccggacaacaacaacagataa
- the ttc1 gene encoding tetratricopeptide repeat protein 1 isoform X2 — MSTQRLEPKKEGEEEDFYDCQESWHPPDLRGEEEEAQKDSQQDTARLEDFHTETSRLTDRTDDMEETGGRPEVEKQDDRLEDEEQGHSLQEDEEQGHSLQEDEEQGHSLQDEEQGHSLQDEEQGHSLQDEEQEQGHSLQEDEEQGHSLQEDEEQGHSLQDEEQGHSLQDEEQGHSLQEDEEQGHSLQEDEEQGHSLQEDDTEMEKGVGRGVEFDDDLLREVERELTEEEKESRRQQSLTLKEKGNDQFKVGDWSEAEQSYTEALGLCPVGFSGERAVLFSNRAAARLHQDLKDQAIADCSRAIELNPDYVRALLRRAELYEQTEKLDEALEDYKRVLDRDPSHTGARQACMRLPQQIQERNERLKEEMMSKLKDLGNMILRPFGLSTNNFQVNQDPASGSYSINFTQSPDNNNR, encoded by the exons ATGAGCACCCAAAGACTAGAGCCGAAGAAGGAGGGCGAGGAGGAGGACTTCTACGACTGCCAGGAGAGCTGGCACCCTCCTGAcctcagaggagaggaggaggaggcgcagAAGGACAGCCAGCAAGACACAGCAAGGCTGGAGgactttcacacagagacaagcaGACTAACTGATAGAACAGATGACatggaggagacaggaggacgACCGGAGGTGGAGAAGCAGGATGACAGGCTG GAGGACGAGGAGCAGGGCCACAGTCTACAGGAGGACGAGGAGCAGGGCCACAGTCTACAGGAGGACGAGGAGCAGGGCCACAGTCTACAGGACGAGGAGCAGGGCCACAGTCTACAGGACGAGGAGCAGGGCCACAGTCTACAGGacgaggagcaggagcagggcCACAGTCTACAGGAGGACGAGGAGCAGGGCCACAGTCTACAGGAGGACGAGGAGCAGGGCCACAGTCTACAGGACGAGGAGCAGGGCCACAGTCTACAGGACGAGGAGCAGGGCCACAGTCTACAGGAGGACGAGGAGCAGGGCCACAGTCTACAGGAGGACGAGGAGCAGGGCCACAGTCTACAGGAGGACGACACAGAGATGGAGAAGGGGGTTGGCCGAGGAGTTGAGTTTGACGACGACCTTCTCagggaggtggagagggagctgacagaggaggagaaggag aGTCGACGGCAGCAGAGTCTGACtttaaaggaaaaaggaaacgACCAGTTTAAAGTTGGAG ACTGGTCCGAGGCGGAGCAGAGCTACACGGAAGCCTTGGGATTATGTCCAGTTGGTTTCAGCGGAGAGAGAGCTGTGCTGTTCTccaacagagctgctgcaagACTGCACCAG gATCTGAAGGATCAAGCCATCGCAGACTGCAGCAGAG CTATAGAGCTTAATCCAGACTATGTGCGGGCATTGCTCAGGAGGGCGGAACTTTATGAGCAGACTGAGAAGTTGGACGAGGCTCTAGAGGACTATAAGAGGGTTCTGGACCGGGACCCAAGCCACACCGGAGCCAGACAGGCCTGCATG AGGTTGCCTCAGCAGATTCAGGAGAGAAATGAGAGGCTGAAGGAGGAGATGATGA GTAAACTGAAGGACCTGGGGAACATGATCCTGAGGCCATTTGGACTCTCTACCAACAACTTTCAGGTGAACCAGGACCCCGCCAGCGGCTCCTACTCCATCAACTTCACACAGAGTccggacaacaacaacagataa